In Campylobacter vulpis, a genomic segment contains:
- a CDS encoding 3'(2'),5'-bisphosphate nucleotidase CysQ yields MNLDHYLNLALDAAEQASRAILKEKENLKILPKEDGTALTSADLASNEILSEMLAKADFKILSEERILNYEERRNLEYFWLIDPLDGTKGFIKGQDEYCIMISLIHQKRPILALIKSPEKNEVFYAHKESKVYKNASLLQNDEAFFKKNQYTALLSINHLCKEDEEFAKKHQLKALNISSGLKFAALLEGKAGIYRRKENLNIWDIAAGDFLLNQNGGFMGKFDKTLLSYNEKDLRADYFIAVSNKAFLQDFGD; encoded by the coding sequence ATGAATTTGGACCATTATTTAAATTTAGCTCTAGATGCTGCAGAACAAGCCTCTAGAGCCATACTAAAAGAAAAAGAAAATCTTAAAATTCTACCCAAAGAAGACGGCACAGCTCTTACTTCGGCTGACCTTGCCTCAAACGAAATTTTAAGCGAAATGCTTGCAAAAGCAGATTTTAAAATCCTTTCTGAAGAAAGAATTCTAAACTATGAAGAAAGACGAAATTTAGAGTATTTTTGGCTCATCGACCCACTCGATGGCACGAAAGGCTTTATAAAAGGACAAGATGAATACTGCATTATGATAAGTTTAATCCATCAAAAACGCCCTATTTTAGCCCTTATCAAAAGTCCCGAAAAAAATGAAGTTTTTTACGCACACAAAGAAAGTAAAGTTTATAAAAATGCAAGTCTTCTTCAAAACGATGAAGCTTTTTTTAAAAAAAATCAATATACCGCACTTTTAAGCATTAATCATCTCTGTAAAGAAGATGAAGAATTTGCCAAAAAACATCAATTAAAAGCCTTAAATATAAGCTCTGGACTTAAATTTGCCGCTCTTTTAGAAGGAAAAGCTGGGATTTATAGACGCAAAGAAAATTTAAATATCTGGGACATCGCTGCTGGAGATTTTTTACTCAATCAAAATGGTGGTTTTATGGGAAAATTTGATAAAACTTTGCTTTCCTACAATGAAAAAGATTTAAGAGCGGATTATTTCATCGCGGTATCAAACAAAGCTTTTTTGCAAGATTTTGGCGATTAA
- a CDS encoding 5'-methylthioadenosine/adenosylhomocysteine nucleosidase, with translation MKIAILGAMQEEIAPLLEILKDYTSEEYANNTYYFANYKGHELILAYSKIGKVNSTLSASVMIERYGAQTLLFTGVAGAFNPNLEIGDLLYAESLVQYDLDITAFGHPLGFVPGNEIFIKTNECLNTLALEVAKELNIKLNAGIIATGDEFICDEAKKAKIREIFNADACEMEGASVALVCDALKVPCFILRAMSDKAGEKAEFDFDEFVVKSAKISANFVLKMCDKL, from the coding sequence ATGAAAATAGCAATACTTGGTGCAATGCAAGAAGAAATTGCACCCCTACTTGAAATTTTAAAAGATTATACAAGCGAAGAATATGCTAACAACACTTATTATTTTGCAAATTATAAGGGACATGAGCTTATTTTGGCTTATTCTAAAATTGGCAAGGTTAATTCCACTTTAAGTGCTAGCGTGATGATAGAGCGATATGGTGCGCAAACTTTGCTTTTTACGGGTGTGGCTGGTGCTTTTAATCCAAATTTAGAAATAGGTGATTTGCTTTATGCTGAAAGTTTGGTGCAGTATGATTTGGACATTACAGCATTTGGGCATCCTTTAGGTTTTGTGCCGGGGAATGAAATTTTTATCAAAACAAATGAGTGTTTAAATACTCTTGCACTTGAAGTGGCTAAGGAGCTTAATATCAAGCTTAATGCGGGCATTATTGCAACAGGTGATGAATTTATTTGTGATGAGGCAAAAAAGGCAAAGATTAGAGAAATTTTTAATGCCGATGCTTGTGAGATGGAGGGTGCTAGTGTAGCTTTAGTGTGCGATGCTTTGAAAGTGCCTTGTTTTATTTTAAGAGCAATGAGCGATAAGGCTGGAGAAAAGGCAGAATTTGACTTTGATGAATTTGTAGTAAAGTCTGCTAAAATTTCTGCGAATTTTGTGCTTAAAATGTGCGATAAATTATGA
- a CDS encoding FKBP-type peptidyl-prolyl cis-trans isomerase, translating to MAIEKNSVVSMFYELKDANTNEILESNINAQPIAFIVGKGQILDSLEEEVMKLECPSNADVLIKKDKALGDYDESAVQTLPKEQFAGIDLKIGMELFGEGEDGQTVRVSVKEINDNEVTIDYNHPYAGRDLLFSLNIVDAREASEDEILTGIIAGSGGCCGGGGHGHHHHGGGGGCCGGGGGGCGCHG from the coding sequence ATGGCTATAGAAAAAAATAGTGTAGTATCGATGTTTTATGAGTTAAAAGATGCAAACACCAATGAAATTTTAGAGTCTAATATTAACGCCCAGCCTATTGCATTTATAGTTGGAAAAGGGCAAATTTTAGATAGTTTAGAAGAAGAAGTGATGAAGCTTGAATGCCCTTCAAATGCTGATGTGCTTATCAAAAAAGATAAAGCTTTAGGTGATTATGATGAAAGTGCGGTGCAAACCTTACCTAAAGAGCAATTTGCTGGTATTGATTTAAAAATCGGTATGGAGCTTTTTGGCGAAGGTGAGGACGGACAAACAGTGCGTGTAAGTGTGAAAGAAATAAATGATAATGAAGTAACGATAGACTACAATCATCCTTATGCAGGTAGAGATTTGCTTTTTTCTCTTAATATAGTCGATGCTAGAGAAGCTAGTGAAGATGAAATTTTAACAGGCATTATAGCTGGAAGTGGCGGTTGCTGCGGAGGTGGCGGACACGGACATCATCATCACGGCGGCGGAGGCGGTTGCTGCGGAGGTGGCGGTGGCGGTTGTGGTTGCCACGGATGA
- a CDS encoding citrate synthase, with protein MSNTITLTDNRNGKSYEFPIYDATLGPSVVDMSSFYKQTGMFCYDEGLTSTATCKSQITYIDGEKGILKHRGYPIEWLAENKLFLDVVHLLLYKELPSAERLESFRYELKKRSFIHEGMHKLFDAFPDNAHPMAVLQGAVSSLSAFYPDHLNMNVKEEYMEMAARIVAKIPTIVATAYRYKNGFPMAYPNLDRGFTENFLYMLRTYPYDHVKLRPIEIKALDTVFMLHADHEQNASTSTVRAVGSTHAHPYACISAGIGALWGHAHGGANEGVIRMLEMIGTPDRVDEFIKKAKDKNDPFRLMGFGHRVYKNFDPRAKVLKKLRDQLIDELDIDTNLIKVATKIEEIALQDDYFVQRNLYPNVDFHSGLILKALGIPNEMFATLFVIGRTPGWIAQWIEQKEQESLKIVRPRQLYLGEVEK; from the coding sequence ATGTCAAACACCATAACCCTAACAGATAATAGAAATGGCAAAAGCTACGAATTTCCCATTTACGATGCGACTTTAGGACCTAGCGTTGTCGATATGTCAAGCTTTTATAAGCAAACAGGTATGTTTTGCTATGATGAAGGTTTGACCTCTACTGCAACCTGTAAATCGCAAATTACCTATATAGACGGCGAAAAGGGCATTTTGAAACATCGCGGTTATCCTATTGAATGGCTTGCAGAAAATAAGCTTTTCTTAGATGTCGTGCATCTTCTGCTTTATAAAGAACTCCCAAGTGCCGAAAGATTAGAATCCTTTCGCTACGAGCTTAAAAAACGCTCTTTTATCCACGAGGGTATGCACAAGCTTTTTGACGCTTTTCCAGATAATGCTCACCCTATGGCTGTTTTACAAGGAGCGGTTTCTTCACTTTCAGCCTTTTATCCTGACCATTTGAATATGAATGTCAAAGAAGAATATATGGAAATGGCAGCGCGCATTGTCGCTAAAATTCCTACCATAGTCGCCACAGCTTATCGTTATAAAAATGGCTTTCCTATGGCTTATCCCAATTTAGATAGAGGATTTACCGAAAATTTCTTATATATGCTTCGCACTTATCCTTATGACCATGTAAAATTAAGACCAATTGAAATTAAAGCTTTAGACACGGTGTTTATGCTACACGCCGACCACGAACAAAACGCTTCAACCTCAACGGTTCGTGCGGTTGGCTCAACCCACGCTCACCCTTATGCTTGTATTAGTGCGGGCATTGGTGCGCTTTGGGGACACGCACACGGCGGAGCCAATGAGGGTGTCATTCGTATGCTTGAAATGATAGGCACACCTGATAGGGTTGATGAGTTTATTAAAAAAGCTAAGGATAAGAATGATCCTTTTAGACTTATGGGCTTTGGGCATAGGGTTTATAAGAATTTTGACCCACGCGCTAAAGTGCTTAAAAAGCTTCGAGACCAGCTTATTGATGAGCTTGACATCGATACCAATCTCATTAAAGTCGCTACTAAAATCGAAGAAATCGCCCTGCAAGATGATTATTTTGTGCAAAGAAATCTTTATCCTAATGTGGATTTTCACAGCGGCTTAATCTTAAAAGCATTAGGCATTCCAAATGAAATGTTTGCTACGCTTTTTGTTATCGGCAGAACGCCGGGCTGGATCGCACAATGGATAGAACAAAAAGAACAAGAAAGTCTTAAAATCGTCCGCCCAAGACAGCTTTATTTAGGTGAAGTGGAAAAATGA
- a CDS encoding cysteine hydrolase family protein, which produces MKKALVLVDYQNDFIDGSLGFEKALGLKDEILKLLGEFEGDLLITFDTHKEDYLKTREGQNLPIEHCIKDTKGWEMPNEFTPFLSKAKKIFHKDTFGSLELANFLAKSPYEEIHFCGLVSHICVFFNLILAFCAKPNATLILHKNATTSFDEGLENHAYELLKAYGVKLVES; this is translated from the coding sequence ATGAAAAAAGCTCTTGTTTTGGTAGATTATCAAAATGATTTTATTGACGGAAGTTTAGGTTTTGAAAAAGCTCTTGGCTTAAAGGACGAAATTTTAAAGCTTTTAGGTGAATTTGAGGGGGATTTACTTATCACTTTTGATACGCATAAAGAGGATTATTTAAAGACAAGGGAGGGGCAGAATTTACCGATAGAACATTGCATTAAAGACACGAAAGGTTGGGAGATGCCTAACGAATTTACCCCATTTTTATCAAAAGCAAAAAAAATCTTTCACAAAGATACTTTTGGTAGTTTAGAACTTGCAAATTTCTTGGCAAAAAGTCCTTATGAAGAAATTCATTTTTGCGGACTTGTGTCGCATATTTGTGTTTTTTTTAATCTTATTTTAGCTTTTTGTGCAAAGCCAAATGCTACTTTAATTCTACATAAAAATGCCACAACAAGTTTTGATGAAGGCTTGGAAAATCACGCTTATGAGCTTTTAAAAGCTTATGGCGTGAAGCTTGTGGAGAGTTAA
- a CDS encoding menaquinone biosynthesis family protein — translation MKEIHIAHSPDADDIFMYMAIEFGWVKSFKYHHQALDIQTLNDLALKNEFDATAISFALYPLIAKEYALLRTAVSFGEGYGPKLIKKKGKILKRNFKVALSGANTTNALIFRIKYPEARIIYKNFLEIEKAVLNDEVDAGVLIHESILDFDKNLCVEAEIWDIWLELAKENLPLPLGGMALRRSLPLSDAIKIEKDLTKAVFLAHHNRCILAPMLMERGLIRVDEAKLGIYLNLYANQNSISMSEIQFQALDTLFKLGYDYKFYDKILKANDYLIPSEYEEARNL, via the coding sequence ATGAAAGAAATTCACATCGCTCACTCTCCTGATGCTGATGATATTTTTATGTATATGGCTATTGAATTTGGCTGGGTAAAAAGCTTTAAATATCATCATCAAGCCCTAGATATTCAAACGCTTAACGACCTCGCTCTTAAAAATGAATTTGACGCTACGGCAATTTCTTTTGCACTTTATCCGCTCATCGCTAAAGAATACGCCCTTTTACGCACGGCGGTGAGTTTTGGAGAGGGCTATGGACCTAAACTCATTAAGAAAAAGGGTAAAATTTTAAAACGCAATTTTAAGGTCGCCCTAAGTGGTGCAAACACGACAAATGCCCTTATTTTCCGCATTAAATACCCAGAGGCAAGAATTATTTATAAAAATTTCTTAGAGATAGAAAAAGCTGTTTTAAATGATGAAGTTGATGCAGGAGTTTTAATCCACGAAAGCATTTTGGATTTTGATAAAAATTTATGCGTAGAAGCAGAAATCTGGGATATTTGGCTAGAACTTGCTAAAGAAAATCTGCCCCTACCACTTGGTGGTATGGCACTTAGACGCTCACTACCCTTAAGCGATGCCATTAAAATAGAAAAAGATTTAACAAAGGCTGTATTTTTAGCTCATCATAATCGCTGTATTTTAGCACCTATGCTTATGGAAAGGGGCTTAATCCGTGTCGATGAAGCTAAACTTGGAATTTATCTTAATCTTTATGCAAATCAAAATTCTATTTCAATGAGCGAAATCCAATTTCAAGCCCTAGATACACTTTTTAAGCTAGGTTATGATTATAAATTTTATGATAAAATCCTAAAGGCAAACGATTATCTTATCCCTAGCGAATATGAAGAAGCTAGGAATTTATAA
- the recA gene encoding recombinase RecA, with product MDDNKKKSLDAALKSLDKAFGKGTILRLGDKEIEQIDSIGTGSVGLDLALGIGGVPKGRIIEIYGPESSGKTTLTLHIIAECQKAGGVCAFIDAEHALDVKYAKNLGVDTDNLYISQPDFGEQALEIVETIARSGAIDLIVVDSVAALTPKAEIDGDMGDQHVGLQARLMSQALRKLTGIVHKMNTTVIFINQIRMKIGAMGYGTPETTTGGNALKFYASVRLDVRKVATLKQNEEPIGNRVKVKVVKNKVAPPFRVAEFDVMYGEGLSREGELIDYGVKLDIVDKSGAWFSYKDKKLGQGRENSKAFLKENPELADEITKAIQNSMGIEGVMSDNSEEEEE from the coding sequence ATGGACGATAATAAGAAAAAATCTTTAGACGCAGCCTTAAAAAGCCTCGATAAAGCCTTTGGAAAAGGGACGATTTTAAGGCTTGGGGATAAGGAGATTGAGCAAATTGATAGCATAGGCACGGGTTCTGTGGGGCTTGATTTAGCTTTGGGTATAGGCGGAGTGCCAAAGGGAAGAATCATTGAAATTTATGGACCTGAAAGCTCGGGTAAAACAACTCTTACCCTTCACATCATCGCAGAATGTCAAAAGGCTGGAGGCGTGTGTGCTTTTATTGATGCCGAACACGCACTTGATGTGAAGTATGCTAAAAATTTGGGCGTGGATACAGATAATCTTTATATTTCTCAACCTGATTTTGGTGAGCAAGCTTTGGAGATTGTAGAGACTATTGCTAGGAGTGGGGCTATTGATTTGATAGTTGTAGATAGTGTGGCGGCACTCACACCAAAAGCGGAGATTGATGGGGATATGGGAGACCAGCATGTTGGACTTCAAGCACGCTTAATGTCTCAGGCTTTAAGAAAGCTCACAGGTATCGTTCATAAAATGAATACTACGGTCATTTTCATCAATCAAATTCGTATGAAAATTGGTGCTATGGGCTATGGCACACCAGAAACAACAACTGGGGGCAACGCCTTGAAATTTTATGCTTCTGTGCGTCTTGATGTGCGTAAGGTGGCAACTTTAAAACAAAATGAAGAGCCTATCGGCAACCGCGTAAAGGTTAAAGTTGTGAAAAATAAAGTCGCACCGCCTTTTAGAGTGGCAGAATTTGATGTCATGTATGGAGAGGGTTTGAGTCGTGAGGGTGAGTTGATTGATTATGGGGTTAAGCTTGACATTGTCGATAAAAGTGGGGCGTGGTTTTCTTATAAAGATAAAAAACTCGGTCAAGGTAGAGAAAATTCTAAAGCGTTCTTAAAGGAAAATCCGGAACTTGCCGATGAAATCACAAAGGCAATCCAAAATTCTATGGGAATTGAGGGCGTGATGAGTGATAATAGCGAAGAGGAGGAAGAATAA
- a CDS encoding biotin synthase yields the protein MQIMLCAICNIASGNCPEDCKYCTQSAFVKTNIQKYRRKEISQIVYEAKMAKKNEALGFCLVTAGLGLDDEKLEYVCEAAHAVKKEEPNLLLIACNGKASVEQLKELKKAGIFSYNHNLESSREFFPQICTTHTWESRFETNLNAKEAGLMLCCGGIYGMGESEADRISFRKSLKELEPFSSPINFFIANENLNLKVPKLSADEALQIIKDSKKVLPNSVIMVAGGREVVLKNRQYEIFEAGAGAIVVGDYLTTKGEEPSRDIMKLKEMGFTFASECH from the coding sequence ATGCAAATTATGCTTTGTGCCATTTGTAATATCGCAAGTGGAAATTGCCCTGAGGACTGCAAATACTGCACTCAAAGTGCCTTTGTAAAAACGAATATTCAAAAATATCGCCGCAAAGAAATCTCTCAAATTGTTTATGAGGCTAAAATGGCTAAGAAAAACGAAGCCTTAGGATTTTGTCTTGTTACTGCGGGGCTTGGGCTTGATGATGAAAAATTAGAATATGTTTGCGAGGCAGCCCACGCTGTGAAAAAAGAAGAGCCAAATTTGCTTTTAATCGCCTGTAATGGAAAGGCTAGTGTGGAACAATTAAAGGAGCTTAAAAAAGCTGGAATTTTCTCTTATAATCACAATCTTGAAAGCTCACGCGAATTTTTTCCACAAATTTGCACCACACACACTTGGGAAAGTCGTTTTGAGACCAATTTAAATGCGAAAGAGGCGGGACTTATGCTTTGCTGTGGAGGGATTTATGGTATGGGCGAGAGTGAAGCAGATAGGATAAGCTTTAGAAAGTCTTTAAAGGAGCTTGAGCCTTTTTCAAGTCCTATTAATTTTTTCATCGCTAATGAAAATTTAAATTTGAAAGTGCCAAAATTAAGTGCTGATGAAGCTTTGCAAATCATTAAAGATAGCAAAAAAGTCCTACCAAATTCCGTGATAATGGTCGCTGGAGGGCGTGAAGTCGTGCTTAAAAATAGGCAGTATGAAATTTTTGAAGCGGGGGCTGGGGCTATCGTAGTTGGGGATTATCTTACCACAAAGGGCGAAGAGCCAAGCCGTGATATTATGAAACTAAAAGAAATGGGATTTACTTTTGCATCCGAGTGTCATTAA
- a CDS encoding tRNA 2-thiocytidine biosynthesis TtcA family protein: MINLSKKLIRQVAQANAKFKLIEDNDKVLLGLSGGKDSLALAHLLKRMQAHAPFKFELEAATLSYGMGEDYSKLHAHCEEHGIKHSVIESNIYEISGDTIRENSSFCSYFSRMRRGALYTYALQKGFNKLAIAHHLDDAAESFFMNFIHNGALRTLAPIYKSKRGITIIRPLIFVRERQLRDNATMNTLEVIGNEFCPGMKLSEKNVKFPHAREEAKVLLKELESKHPKLFTSLKSAFSNLHSETFWEKGSK, encoded by the coding sequence ATGATAAATCTTAGCAAAAAGCTTATTAGGCAGGTCGCTCAGGCGAATGCGAAATTTAAACTCATAGAAGATAATGACAAAGTGCTTTTGGGACTTAGCGGAGGTAAGGACTCCCTAGCCTTAGCCCATCTTTTAAAGCGTATGCAAGCTCACGCTCCTTTTAAATTCGAGCTTGAGGCGGCGACTTTGAGTTATGGTATGGGGGAGGATTATTCCAAACTTCACGCACATTGTGAAGAGCACGGCATTAAGCATAGTGTAATTGAAAGTAATATTTATGAAATTTCAGGCGATACGATTAGAGAAAATTCGAGTTTTTGCAGTTATTTTTCGCGTATGAGGCGTGGAGCTTTATATACCTACGCACTTCAAAAGGGTTTTAATAAACTTGCAATCGCTCATCATTTAGACGATGCGGCGGAGAGTTTTTTTATGAATTTTATCCACAATGGTGCTTTAAGAACTCTTGCACCCATTTATAAAAGTAAAAGAGGCATTACCATCATACGCCCTTTGATTTTCGTGCGTGAAAGGCAATTAAGAGACAATGCTACAATGAATACACTCGAAGTGATAGGTAATGAATTTTGCCCAGGTATGAAACTAAGCGAAAAAAATGTCAAATTTCCTCATGCAAGAGAAGAAGCAAAGGTCTTATTAAAAGAGCTTGAGAGTAAGCATCCTAAGCTTTTTACTAGTCTTAAAAGTGCATTTTCAAATTTGCATAGTGAAACTTTTTGGGAGAAAGGAAGTAAATGA
- a CDS encoding cation:proton antiporter has protein sequence MHPSVINPQNLIDLKILIIIAICLLLSPHIAKILRLSLSATEIMLGALIAYFGFVGESENFKLLANIGFAYLMFIAGMEINLHNFFSMDKEIAQKSLFYILLLYTLSSLLVWAFGLHYIFILIIPVMSVGLLSILYKDFGKECYWLNVSMLVATLAEVVSIVLLTLVGAFLNEGTSALDVVKSVLYLNLFLALCILSFKFLKVLFWWYPQLQTLLMPWEDKNEKDIRFCVAIFIFIVVAMMITKLEIVLGAFIAGSFIATFFNHKKDLEHKLSSFGYGFLIPIFFLYIGTTFNLSLLLDYKIVLQAFLLMFSMIILRIASALIFYKKMGFKNMLLFALSHSMPLTLLIATATLSYSAKLITANLYSALILTAFLEAVLVISMIKILANSRK, from the coding sequence TTGCATCCGAGTGTCATTAACCCGCAAAATCTCATTGATCTTAAAATTCTCATCATTATCGCTATTTGTTTGCTTTTATCGCCACATATAGCAAAGATACTTCGCCTTAGCCTTTCAGCGACAGAAATTATGCTTGGGGCTTTGATAGCATATTTTGGATTTGTTGGAGAAAGTGAAAATTTTAAGCTTTTAGCAAATATAGGCTTTGCTTACTTAATGTTTATCGCTGGAATGGAAATAAATTTGCATAATTTTTTCAGTATGGATAAAGAAATCGCACAAAAAAGCCTTTTTTATATTCTCTTACTTTATACGCTTTCTTCTTTACTGGTGTGGGCTTTTGGGCTACATTATATTTTCATTTTAATTATTCCCGTGATGAGTGTGGGACTTTTATCTATACTTTATAAAGATTTTGGCAAAGAGTGTTACTGGCTTAATGTCTCTATGCTTGTTGCTACCTTAGCGGAGGTTGTATCTATCGTTCTTTTGACCTTAGTGGGTGCTTTTTTAAACGAAGGCACAAGCGCACTTGATGTTGTCAAAAGTGTGCTTTACCTTAATCTTTTCCTAGCTCTTTGTATTTTGAGTTTTAAATTTCTTAAGGTGCTTTTTTGGTGGTATCCGCAACTTCAAACTCTCTTAATGCCTTGGGAAGATAAAAATGAAAAAGATATAAGATTTTGCGTGGCAATTTTCATCTTTATCGTTGTGGCTATGATGATAACAAAACTTGAAATCGTGCTAGGAGCTTTCATCGCTGGCTCTTTCATCGCGACTTTTTTTAATCACAAAAAAGACTTAGAGCATAAACTCTCAAGCTTTGGCTATGGTTTTTTAATCCCTATTTTTTTCCTTTACATCGGCACAACCTTTAATCTTTCCTTGCTTTTAGATTATAAAATTGTGCTACAAGCATTTTTATTGATGTTTTCAATGATTATTTTAAGAATAGCAAGCGCTCTCATTTTCTATAAAAAAATGGGTTTTAAAAATATGCTTCTTTTTGCTTTAAGCCACTCTATGCCACTAACCCTACTCATTGCTACGGCTACGCTCTCTTATTCGGCTAAACTCATCACGGCAAATCTTTATTCAGCTTTGATTTTAACGGCATTTTTGGAGGCTGTTTTGGTAATAAGTATGATTAAAATTCTTGCAAATTCTCGCAAATAG
- a CDS encoding UDP-N-acetylmuramate dehydrogenase — MIIDFKKYSSVRIGQAFEVEVLDSVGEFDGFIIGGANNLLVSDKPKKMGILGEEFNFIKILDKNADFTTLQIGCATKSSTMYQFAKKHNLKGFEFLTKIPGKLGGLLKMNAGLKDCNISTNLSKIMTAKGEIKREDIDFAYRFCPLEMPLFWAEFKLKYGFDNEKDQLLKLARSNQPSGASFGSIFKNPKNDFAGRLIEAVGLKGFSKNDAKLSEKHANFLINQKNASFEDALFLIELAKKRVLEEFGILLENEVIIL, encoded by the coding sequence ATGATTATCGACTTTAAAAAATACTCCTCCGTGCGTATAGGACAGGCTTTTGAAGTCGAAGTTTTGGATAGTGTTGGTGAATTTGACGGCTTTATAATCGGCGGAGCAAATAATCTTTTAGTAAGTGATAAGCCTAAGAAAATGGGAATTTTGGGTGAGGAATTTAATTTTATTAAAATTCTTGATAAAAACGCAGATTTTACCACACTTCAAATAGGCTGTGCAACCAAGTCAAGCACGATGTATCAATTTGCCAAAAAGCATAATTTAAAAGGCTTTGAATTCTTAACCAAAATCCCGGGCAAACTTGGGGGACTTTTAAAAATGAATGCGGGGCTTAAAGATTGCAACATTAGCACAAATTTAAGCAAAATTATGACAGCAAAAGGTGAAATAAAACGCGAGGATATAGACTTTGCTTACCGCTTTTGTCCCCTTGAAATGCCTCTTTTTTGGGCAGAATTCAAGCTAAAATATGGCTTTGACAACGAAAAAGACCAGCTTTTAAAACTTGCTAGATCTAATCAACCAAGCGGTGCTAGCTTTGGCTCTATCTTTAAAAATCCTAAAAACGACTTTGCTGGGCGTTTAATCGAAGCAGTGGGACTTAAGGGTTTTAGTAAAAATGACGCAAAATTAAGCGAAAAACACGCAAATTTTCTCATCAATCAAAAAAACGCCTCCTTTGAAGACGCACTTTTTCTCATAGAGCTTGCAAAAAAAAGAGTGCTTGAGGAATTTGGCATTTTGCTTGAAAATGAGGTCATTATCCTTTAA
- the fliQ gene encoding flagellar biosynthesis protein FliQ has protein sequence MEESTLVALGVATFKVTLLLSLPMLLAGLIAGLIISIFQATTQINEMTLSFVPKIILVVVVIIFLMPWMTSTMIDFTANILNQIPTFIK, from the coding sequence ATGGAAGAAAGCACTCTCGTGGCACTTGGCGTAGCGACTTTTAAGGTAACGCTTTTACTCTCTTTGCCTATGCTTTTAGCGGGACTTATCGCGGGACTTATCATTAGCATCTTTCAAGCAACCACGCAAATTAATGAAATGACGCTTTCTTTCGTGCCTAAAATCATCTTAGTCGTCGTCGTTATCATCTTTTTAATGCCGTGGATGACCTCAACGATGATTGATTTTACCGCAAATATACTCAATCAAATTCCAACTTTTATCAAATGA
- the fabD gene encoding ACP S-malonyltransferase, with product MSCALIFPGQGSQSLGMGKDFYENSPKAKALLDEASEYSKIDFKRLLFTQNDDLNKSEFTQPAIVLTSLMAYVALLERKPDFRHSFTLGHSLGEFSALAVNGAFDFLEAIILVHRRGIYMQEDCAKIEAGMMVILGLSDEVVQNLCELAKVEGKSIFVANYNCDGQIVVAGLKAHLLEYEAKFKEAGAKRAMLLNMSVASHCPLLNEASNKLSRELESVLKPSFLPVISNVSAKPYENKSEALTLLKAQLVSPVLYKQSILNTQNEVNYFVEFGASILKGLNKKITQKETYALTNLGEIDEFLKAIQ from the coding sequence ATGAGTTGTGCATTGATATTCCCCGGTCAAGGCTCTCAAAGCCTTGGTATGGGAAAGGACTTTTACGAAAATTCTCCAAAAGCAAAAGCCCTTTTAGATGAAGCGAGTGAATATAGCAAGATTGATTTTAAACGCCTTCTTTTTACGCAAAATGATGATTTAAACAAAAGTGAATTTACACAGCCCGCCATTGTTTTAACTTCCTTAATGGCTTATGTTGCTCTATTAGAAAGAAAGCCGGATTTTAGACATAGTTTTACCTTGGGGCATTCTTTGGGTGAATTTAGCGCTTTGGCTGTAAATGGAGCTTTTGATTTTTTAGAAGCCATTATTTTGGTCCATAGACGCGGAATTTATATGCAAGAGGATTGTGCTAAAATTGAAGCAGGTATGATGGTGATTTTAGGCTTAAGCGATGAAGTGGTGCAAAATCTTTGCGAGTTGGCAAAAGTGGAGGGTAAAAGCATTTTTGTGGCAAATTATAATTGCGATGGGCAAATTGTCGTGGCAGGTTTAAAAGCACATTTGTTAGAATATGAAGCGAAATTTAAAGAAGCTGGTGCTAAAAGGGCGATGCTTTTAAATATGAGTGTGGCGAGTCATTGTCCGCTCTTAAATGAGGCGTCAAATAAGCTTAGCAGGGAGTTAGAAAGCGTTTTGAAGCCTAGTTTTTTGCCTGTGATTTCAAATGTTAGTGCTAAGCCTTATGAAAACAAAAGCGAGGCTTTGACTTTACTCAAAGCTCAGCTTGTATCTCCTGTGCTCTATAAACAAAGCATTTTGAATACGCAAAATGAGGTAAATTATTTTGTCGAATTTGGAGCGAGTATTTTAAAAGGACTTAATAAAAAAATCACTCAAAAAGAAACTTACGCTCTTACAAATTTGGGCGAAATTGATGAATTTTTAAAGGCAATACAATGA